One region of Camelina sativa cultivar DH55 chromosome 6, Cs, whole genome shotgun sequence genomic DNA includes:
- the LOC104793215 gene encoding transcription factor PAR1-like isoform X2, with the protein MEETLATPDTTRRSLSPSCSSAVKSRAAGFERRTKRRLSETNATVREDYQEEEEEDEVKEKIEALQRIIPGGTALGVDALFEETAGYIMSLQCQIKTIKVLTSFLQRLDQEDMKFGG; encoded by the exons atGGAAGAAACTCTAGCCACCCCCGACACCACCAGACGCTCTCTGTCACCGTCTTGCTCATCCGCCGTGAAATCACGCGCCGCTGGTTTCGAGCGCAGAA CTAAACGGAGATTGTCAGAGACTAACGCAACCGTACGTGAAgattaccaagaagaagaagaagaagacgaagttaAGGAGAAGATCGAGGCTTTGCAGAGGATTATTCCCGGAGGAACGGCGCTTGGTGTTGACGCGCTCTTCGAAGAGACAGCTGGTTACATTATGTCTCTACAATGTCAGATCAAAACCATTAAAGTTCTCACTTCGTTTCTCCAGCGCTTAGATCAAGAAGACATGAAGTTCGGAGGTTGA
- the LOC104793215 gene encoding transcription factor PAR1-like isoform X3, translating into MEETLATPDTTRRSLSPSCSSAVKSRAAGFERRTKRRLSETNATVREDYQEEEEEDEVKEKIEALQRIIPGGTALGVDALFEETAGYIMSLQCQIKTIKVLTSFLQRLDQEDMKFGG; encoded by the exons atGGAAGAAACTCTAGCCACCCCCGACACCACCAGACGCTCTCTGTCACCGTCTTGCTCATCCGCCGTGAAATCACGCGCCGCTGGTTTCGAGCGCAGAACTAAACGGAGATTGTCAGAGACTAACGC AACCGTACGTGAAgattaccaagaagaagaagaagaagacgaagttaAGGAGAAGATCGAGGCTTTGCAGAGGATTATTCCCGGAGGAACGGCGCTTGGTGTTGACGCGCTCTTCGAAGAGACAGCTGGTTACATTATGTCTCTACAATGTCAGATCAAAACCATTAAAGTTCTCACTTCGTTTCTCCAGCGCTTAGATCAAGAAGACATGAAGTTCGGAGGTTGA
- the LOC104793215 gene encoding transcription factor PAR1-like isoform X1 yields MEETLATPDTTRRSLSPSCSSAVKSRAAGFERRTKRRLSETNATVREDYQEEEEEDEVKEKIEALQRIIPGGTALGVDALFEETAGYIMSLQCQIKTIKVLTSFLQRLDQEDMKFGG; encoded by the coding sequence atGGAAGAAACTCTAGCCACCCCCGACACCACCAGACGCTCTCTGTCACCGTCTTGCTCATCCGCCGTGAAATCACGCGCCGCTGGTTTCGAGCGCAGAACTAAACGGAGATTGTCAGAGACTAACGCAACCGTACGTGAAgattaccaagaagaagaagaagaagacgaagttaAGGAGAAGATCGAGGCTTTGCAGAGGATTATTCCCGGAGGAACGGCGCTTGGTGTTGACGCGCTCTTCGAAGAGACAGCTGGTTACATTATGTCTCTACAATGTCAGATCAAAACCATTAAAGTTCTCACTTCGTTTCTCCAGCGCTTAGATCAAGAAGACATGAAGTTCGGAGGTTGA
- the LOC104793217 gene encoding mitogen-activated protein kinase 20-like has protein sequence MMQQDHRKKNNLEMEFFSDYGDANRFKIQEVIGKGSYGVVCSAIDTLTGEKVAIKKIHDIFEHISDAARILREIKLLRLLRHPDIVEIKHIMLPPSRREFKDIYVVFELMESDLHQVIKANDDLTREHYQFFLYQLLRALKYIHTANVYHRDLKPKNILANANCKLKICDFGLARVAFNDTPTTIFWTDYVATRWYRAPELCGSFYSKYTPAIDIWSIGCIFAEVLMGKPLFPGKNVVHQLDLMTDLLGTPSLDTISRVRNEKARRYLTSMRKKPPIPFAQKFPNADPLSLKLLEKLLAFDPKDRPTAEEALADPYFKGLAKVEREPSCQPITKMEFEFERRKVTKDDIRELISREILEYHPQLLKDHMNGADKASFLYPSAVDQFRRQFAHLEENSGKSGPVAPLERKHASLPRSTVIHSTTVARGGQPNLMNNTNTLNSETTQNIPLNHATLQATQRNLSAAKPNTFMGPVAPFDNGRISRDAYDPRSFIRSTNPPFAQQSAATVSMGKQQERRATMESEKQARHIPQYNRYAPDVAINIDNNPFIMARTGMNKAENISDRIIIDTNLLQATAGIGVAAAAAAAAPGGSAHRKVGAVRYGMSKMY, from the exons ATGATGCAGCAAGATCATCGTAAGAAG AATAATCTGGAGATGGAGTTCTTCTCTGACTATGGCGATGCCAACAGATTTAAAATTCAAGAAGTTATTGGTAAAGGAAGTTATGGAGTTGTTTGCTCTGCCATTGACACCCTTACCGGTGAGAAAGTGGCTATCAAGAAGATACATGATATTTTTGAGCATATATCTGATGCTGCTAGGATTCTGCGCGAGATCAAACTGCTCAGGCTTCTAAGGCATCCAGATATCGTTGAAATTAAGCACATTATGCTTCCTCCTTCCCGAAGAGAATTTAAAGATATTTATGTTGTTTTCGAGCTCATGGAATCTGATCTTCATCAAGTTATCAAAGCCAATGATGATTTGACTAGAGAGCATTACCAGTTTTTCCTCTATCAGTTATTGCGCGCACTCAAGTACATTCACACAG CTAATGTCTACCACCGAGACCTGAAACCAAAGAACATATTGGCAAATGCAAATTGTAAACTTAAGATTTGCGATTTTGGACTGGCAAGGGTTGCGTTCAATGATACTCCCACAACAATCTTTTGGACG GACTATGTTGCTACAAGATGGTATAGAGCGCCAGAGCTTTGTGGATCTTTTTACTCTAAG TATACACCCGCAATTGACATCTGGAGTATAGGCTGCATTTTTGCGGAGGTATTGATGGGAAAACCACTTTTCCCTGGAAAGAATGTGGTACACCAGCTGGATCTAATGACTGATCTGCTAGGGACACCTTCCCTGGACACCATCTCGCGG GTAAGGAATGAAAAGGCAAGGAGATACTTAACAAGCATGAGGAAAAAGCCACCCATTCCGTTTGCTCAGAAATTTCCAAATGCGGATCCTTTGTCTCTAAAGTTGTTGGAGAAGCTTCTTGCTTTTGATCCAAAAGACCGGCCAACAGCTGAAGAG GCACTTGCTGACCCATATTTCAAGGGATTAGCAAAAGTGGAAAGGGAGCCTTCATGTCAGCCCATCACAAAGATGGAATTTGAGTTTGAGAGAAGAAAGGTCACTAAAGACGATATCAGAGAGTTAATTTCTAGGGAGATACTTGAATACCATCCTCAACTGCTTAAAGATCACATGAACGGTGCTGATAAAGCCAGTTTCCTCTACCCAAG TGCTGTTGATCAATTTAGAAGACAATTTGCGCATCTTGAAGAAAACAGTGGTAAATCAGGCCCTGTGGCGCCTCTAGAAAGGAAACATGCCTCTCTTCCCCG ATCAACGGTCATACACTCAACCACAGTAGCGAGAGGAGGACAACCAAACCTTATGAATAACACAAACACATTGAATTCTGAAACTACTCAAAACATTCCTCTAAATCATGCAACATTACAAGCAACTCAAAGAAACCTCTCAG CCGccaaaccaaacacattcaTGGGTCCTGTCGCACCTTTCGACAATGGCAGAATCAGCAGAGATGCTTATGACCCAAGATCATTCATCCGGAGTACCAATCCCCCCTTTGCACAACAGTCTGCTGCAACAGTCTCCATGGGAAAGCAGCAAGAGAGAAGAGCAACTATGGAGTCTGAGAAGCAGGCAAGACATATACCTCAGTATAATAGATACGCACCAGATGTAGCCATCAACATAGATAACAACCCGTTTATCATGGCTCGAACGGGAATGAACAAAGCCGAAAACATCAGCGACCGGATTATAATCGACACAAATCTGTTACAGGCAACCGCCGGAATAGGAGTTGCAGCAGCGGCTGCAGCTGCTGCGCCTGGTGGTTCTGCTCACCGGAAAGTTGGAGCAGTTCGGTATGGTATGTCGAAGATGTACTAG
- the LOC104699414 gene encoding uncharacterized protein LOC104699414, whose product MIHIPFFILLPPWFLVRPSSSLSHSVGEPKRSLYSASTMASDESHYCIGIHDQPAFSHPLLKNHTIQKSLTGTRAKSEWPTYEAHVSKVKCPVDTIPVQIVTALDHRAKPQTGTINRSYQHEYATVATDRLEKLYGTIATINVWEPVVENSGELSLAQMWITSGDCETKDLNTIEVGWQVCEVFYKDNKPRLFIYWTSDTYNTTGGYNLHDPGFVQTSSEVVLGGAISPLSSIGGRRQFEITILVWKDPRSGNWWLRVGTDLAGYWPRELFTTLGDHAGKIDWGGEIIDSESFGRHTKTQMGSGRFPQEGFGNASYFRNIQVVDHTCNFQPTPELFTHADTPYYDIKNLHRDELGTHFFFGGPGFGHRHSGVVSLSLSQFFLYLCFSFFIIIII is encoded by the exons ATGATTCACATTCCTTTCTTTATTTTGCTTCCACCATGGTTTTTGGTGAGACCTTCCTCTTCACTCTCTCATTCCGTTGGTGAACCGAAGAGATCTCTTTACTCTGCTTCCACCatg GCTTCAGATGAGTCTCACTATTGCATCGGCATACATGACCAACCGGCTTTTTCCCATCCTCTTCTAAAAAACCACACAATACAG aaGTCGCTGACTGGAACTAGGGCAAAAAGTGAATGGCCAACATACGAGGCTCACGTCAGCAAAGTGAAGTGCCCCGTAGATACTATACCAGTGCAAATCGTTACCGCTTTGGATCATCGGGCGAAACCCCAAACGGGCACGATTAACCGTAGTTACCAACACGAG TATGCAACGGTGGCTACAGATCGCCTAGAGAAGCTGTATGGGACCATAGCTACGATCAACGTGTGGGAACCGGTCGTTGAAAACAGTGGCGAGTTGAGTCTTGCCCAAATGTGGATAACTTCGGGAGACTGTGAGACAAAAGATCTCAACACGATTGAAGTCGGCTGGCAG GTGTGCGAGGTGTTTTACAAGGACAACAAGCCAAGATTGTTCATTTATTGGACG AGTGACACATACAATACAACCGGAGGCTATAACCTTCACGATCCTGGGTTTGTTCAAACCAGCAGCGAGGTTGTCCTAGGAGGTGCTATTTCTCCTTTATCTAGCATCGGGGGTCGCCGCCAGTTTGAGATAACTATTCTGGTTTGGAAG GATCCCCGAAGTGGAAACTGGTGGCTGCGTGTAGGCACCGACTTGGCAGGATACTGGCCTAGGGAACTTTTCACCACTTTAGGCGATCATGCAGGGAAAATCGATTGGGGTGGAGAAATCATTGACTCAGAGAGCTTCGGACGACACACGAAGACGCAGATGGGCTCAGGGCGTTTCCCCCAAGAAGGGTTTGGAAACGCGAGCTATTTCAGGAACATACAAGTGGTTGATCACACTTGCAATTTCCAGCCGACCCCTGAGTTGTTTACACATGCAGATACTCCTTATTACGACATCAAGAACTTGCATAGAGATGAGTTGGGAACTCATTTCTTTTTTGGCGGACCAGGATTTGGCCATAGGCATTCAGGGGTCGTATCTCTTAGTTTGAgtcagttttttctttatttatgttttagttttttcattatcattatcatttag